The Nodosilinea sp. PGN35 genomic sequence TCATTCATGAGGGGGTCGGTGCTAGGGGTGTGGTAATTCTTAGCTCACCTCCTCTCCCCTCACCTTGTCAAATGCCCGTCAGCCTTAGCTTTCTGCTCTCTCCATCATTTTTGTCCTGGTACCTTGGCTTCGGGTAGTTAAGGCTTGAGGCTGGGGCTTTCTGCCCATAGGTTAGTGATTTCTCGCCGCTGTTCCCGCACCCTAGCGACCCAACTCTTGGAACGGCGCTCAGGCTGAAATTCTCACTTCAGCAGATGGCCTAGTAAAATCCCCAGTCGGTTTCTGAGTTCCTGGCGCTGCTGCCGACCCAAGGACTCAATTTCCTCGACTAAATTTGCAACGTCTAGGGCAGACCACTGCTGAGTTTGAAGCAGATGAGACTGTGTTAGTGTCTAGGCGTAGAAGTCAGCCTCGTAGAGAAACTGGGGCTGAATCAAGTTTCTAGCGGATTGATTCTCAGCAACCACTGTGGTGCCCTCAGCAAATGACCTAAACCTACGATAGCCCAGGGCCACTTGCTAAGGGCTAGATCATGTAGAACCTACAGCTGGCCGCAGTCGGCAATGACTACCGGTTCAGAGGTTTGGCCGCTGCGGCTGCCCACCTGTTCCATGGCGCTAACTACGTCCATGCCCTCGACTACGCTGCCAAACACTACGTGCTTGCCGTCAAGCCAGGGGGTAGCTACCGTGGTCAGAAAGAACTGCGAGCCATTCGTATTGGGGCCGGCGTTGGCCATGCTCAGCAGGCCGGGGGTGGTGTGCTTGAGGGTAAAGTTTTCGTCGGCGAATTTCATGCCGTAGATCGACTCGCCGCCAGTACCGTTGCCGCGGGTAAAGTCGCCCCCCTGGCACATGAACTCGGGGATGATGCGGTGAAAGCTGGAGCCTTTGAAGTGCAGCGGCACACCGGAAGTTCCCATGCCCTTTTCGCCAGTGCACAGGGCGCGGAAGTTTTCGGCGGTTTTGGGGGCGACATCGGCCCGCAGCTCCATCACAATACGGCCTACGGGGGTGCCGCCAATGGTGATATCAAAAAAGACTCTGGGATTGGTTACTTCAGCCATAAATCGCTCTCTCCGTGCAGGACATGGGTTAACCTCTGCCATTAACCCACAGTTTTGGCCTGGTGGGTATATCCCTGGTGGGTGAGCAGAAACTCGGCAAAAAATTCCTGGGTTCTCTAAGAACCCAGGAATCGAGCCTTGGGTTAATCCACCCCTTCAATGGGGGCAAAGCCCTGGCGCTGGACGTTTTCGCTGACGTGGCGAGGCTCTAAAAATTGCAGCAGGTAGTCGGGGCCGCCCGCCTTGGAGCCAACGCCCGACATTTTGAAGCCGCCGAAGGGCTGGCGGGAGACGATCGCTCCCGTAATCCCCCGGTTGATGTAGAGGTTGCCGACGGCAAACTCGTTCTGCACCCGCTCGATGTGGGAGGGGGTGCGGGAGTAGAGGCCGCCTGTGAGCCCGTAGTCGGTGTCGTTGGCAATGCGCAGGGCCTCGTCAAAGTCCTGGGCTTTGATCACGGCCAGGACCGGGCCGAAGATCTCCTCTTGGGCAATGACGGCATCGGGTTTCACGTCGGTAAACACCGTGGGGCCAACGAAGTAGCCCTCGGCGGGGGCGGGCATTTCCAGGGCCAGGGTGGCTTCGGCCTTGCCCTTTTCGATGTACTCCTTAATCTTGGCCTGGGCGTTGGCGTCGATCACGGGGCCGACCTTGGTGCTGGCCTTGACCGCTTCACCCACGTTGAGGGATCGGGTCGCTTCGATCAGGCGGCGCACAAAGGTGTCGTACACCGAGGCCACCACCACCACGCGGGAGCAGGCCGAGCACTTCTGGCCGCTGTAGCCAAAGGCGGAGTAGACTACGCCCTGCACCGCCTGATCCAGGTCGGCGCTTTCGTCGATGATGATGGCGTTTTTGCCGCCCATTTCTGCGATGACCCGCTTCAGGTGGCGCTGGCCGGGTCTCCACTGGGCCGCCTCGGCGTAGATGCGGCAGCCCACTTCGCGGGAGCCGGTGAAGGCGATCAGGTGCACGTCGGGGTGGTTGACCAGGTGTGCCCCCACGGTGGAACCGCGCGCCGGCAGATACTGGAACACGCCGGGGGGCATGCCCGCTTCGATCAAAATTTCGGCGATTTTGGCGGCGATCACGGCGGAGTTTTCGGCGGGCTTGAGGATGGTGCAGTTGCCCGTGACCAGGGCGGCGACGGTCATGCCCGTGGCGATCGCCAGCGGGAAGTTCCACGGCGAGATCACCACCGCAATGCCGCAGGGGAAGTAGCGGTAGCGGTTGGTTTCACCGGGGTAGTCGTAGGCGTACCCGGCGTCCAGGCGCTCCATTTCGTCGGCGTAGTAGCGGCAGAAGTCGATCGCCTCGGAGACTTCGG encodes the following:
- a CDS encoding peptidylprolyl isomerase: MAEVTNPRVFFDITIGGTPVGRIVMELRADVAPKTAENFRALCTGEKGMGTSGVPLHFKGSSFHRIIPEFMCQGGDFTRGNGTGGESIYGMKFADENFTLKHTTPGLLSMANAGPNTNGSQFFLTTVATPWLDGKHVVFGSVVEGMDVVSAMEQVGSRSGQTSEPVVIADCGQL